The Macrobrachium nipponense isolate FS-2020 chromosome 24, ASM1510439v2, whole genome shotgun sequence genome segment AAAAAGTTAGCTTAAGAACTTCCTCCTTTCTATAAGCCACGCAATTTTAACTGCGGATTTCATCATAATGTTTACTGCAGTGTTCGAAGTCTCTTACATTCGTTAATTTATAATCGTGTTGGATGCAAAGCAGGAGAACCTTTTCAGGCTGACGAAGGCATACaagctctttttattttttatttttttattttttttttaaatgaaatcgtACGTTGCCATAACTATggacaatgttattaaaatcaATGCCCTTTTAAGCATTTTATGACTTTATAAGATTTGTGAAATCCAGCGGTACCATTATGTAGTATCAATAGTAGTTATCACGCCGTTGAGTCGCCCAACGCTCACTCGATTAGAACGATCTATACGTTTATCTTAATAATATACGAActataagagaatgaaaattaaTCTGTTTTCATACAAACACACTGATAGGACCGGAACATCCCTACAATTGTTGCAATACGGAACTTTCCAACAAACACTATCTTTCCTGTCTTCAGGAGGCAGCTGGCTGCGAAACGAAACGATGACGTCACCCCCGAAGGAGTACACGGCCATATTACTGGCATTAATCGACATAGAAAAGGACATGAGCGCCCTCGGGAACGAAGACAGGATCGCTATTGCTAAAATGTGCAATGAGGCTGTAACGAATAAGGTCTCGGGGCTGCAATACACGCCGAATGCAGAAAGACACACGGAATACATTGGAAAAATCGAGGGCGGCTCCATGGGGGTACAGATTGTCGTCTCTCAGGAGGACTTGCAAGTACACTGCGAAGAATAccgggtaaattctctctctctctctctctctctctctctctctctctctcggattatTGACTTTCTCTTTTCGCTTCCGTTTTTCCTACCTTCTAtagccttttatatttaaaagatcTTCACTTGTTTTCTGAGGTTTGGGTTAAATAACGCCATTTGCTGCCCATCCCACTGATATTTGCATGTAAGAAAATATAGTATTCAGTATTTAGATCTCAATCAGattaacataaataatatattcagGAATTGGAAATTGGGGtagatcatgtttttttttttttttagttttcctaaAGGGAATGATTCCGCCTATGGCGTGCCTTGTGAAACATAGCGTAAGTGGTCTCGTTAAATGGATTTATAGTGATAGTGAAACAAGGTCAACCTTCCGTTTTCCAGGTGAGCCTCCTCAGGATAGGCGACCTAAGAGTGATGATGTCCTTTCCGAGATCAGAGGCCAATCTGGTGGTCATCGGGCGTTGCGAGATAAGAGGGAAAACCGTGGCATTTGTTTTTGATCTTTTCTCAGACCAACTGGCACTGGAGTGTATCCAAGATATTTCAAAGAATTCCCTGAAAAAGGAAGATAACGATTCCTTCAGTCGGCAAAAGTAAGTATTTTTGACTGTCTAATTGTCTAAGAAATGTTTGCACCTTCTGTGAGTGCCAGCAATTGCAGACATAGGaacttatcatatttatttgaaaatcctTGAAAACCTTTGAGTAATCCAAATATTAGGCTTAACTCagtataattttgaaaaaattcacAAATTTCTAGTATCAAGAAGCGAGCTGTAAAATAGTTCTAGTTCTAGTTAATTCAacgatgtttttctttttaccacaAATCTTTTGCATACAACTTTTACATAATCTTAAGAGTGGATTCATATATATGGcattaaaaataagttattttcaAGTAATCGTTGCTCTGTGAAAAAGAGTTCTTGCTGGCAGTAACTCTCTTCATTGAAAGCAACAATCAGTTTTAACTTGAAAAACGCAGCATTTCAAATGACGAGACTTCGAGTTGAATAAATGTTAAGCTAATATAGCATCTTTTTTGGGTGGGACCCTCTACCACGGTCaaaagaaaatttgttttttgtGCAAAAGTTTTAACCTTGTAAGCTTTTCAAGCCGTTTGTACTCTTTCAGTTCGAAGAGACTGTAAACTGTTATACTTAAGATCTAACTCATTTGTAAGCCTTCCTACCCATTCATAAGTTTAGGGTAATTCATTAAGAAGAACAGAGTTCTCAGAGGTACAGCCCCTCAGTTTCGATGAACATTAGGATGCAATCATTAAGGGGCAACTCTAAAATTCCGCTGTGAATCCGAAGGTCCTTTTTGCATTCCAggattgaatatattattttctaataatagtgaacaaaacatacaaattctCTCTGGGAAAATACGAATTTTCTTCGTTCTTCAAAATGATTAGAAACTGGGAGGGTTACAACTTTATTACTAACTAGCTGTACCCAGCCATgcgttgctgtggctcagtctggttaaatggaaaagagaaaagagaaagctccctTTTCTTAccctctccaaccatcactgtttctttccttctttcctctcactaataacaactctctctctctcactttcctccCAAATGaccgctcttctctgtctctctctcttctctctctcactcactttttccatctttctcctacctaacacccactctactctctcttctccctctcgctcttttctcttactctctccaacaatcactgtctctttccctctttcttctcactaataccaactctctctcttcctcccaaaCACCcgtcttctctctgtctctgtctgtctctaaccattcctgtcttttttcctctttcttctccctaacaccccatctactctctctcacttcctctccctctcattctctctctgtcaacccccttctcaaactccacgcTCTTTGATGTcatggttgtttaccctataatattcttttccaaatgataagtcatgcatacagaaattatgtatgataaattttgTAAAGCGACTAAGTCTacggcataaccagccccgtttcacggacagaaccagctccgtttcagggaatccctctcactcccacccccttcggaggggtggggggggggggggtaggggtaggTAGAATAAAACCCCATTGTAAAACATGCGCGCATTCAAATACAATGTTGTggcaaaatttcaaagcaatcggtgagGAACTTTCGGagttttaagattttgaacaaacaaacatttacatttttatttatgatgattTTATACTGTATAACGATACAaacagttatcattattattattattattattattataattaatattattattataattattattgaaggtccacaataatattcagtAATGAACTGTAGTTATCGCTAACAAGCGCtacaaaagctttcgaatcctgtgctgggttcatcttcagtccaattaAAAACTTATGTATAAAAAGTTTTCCCTAAGTCCGATGTTGCCGTTGCCTCTCCTCTCCTGTTAAAGATATCACGCAACCCATATGAACCAGAAACATTGCAAGCCGACGACGGAATGCATGCACAAGCTCAACTACCGCCCGGTGAGAAGATCTAGCATTCTAGCAGATTGGCCGCCAGAAACATAAACAGAAGAGACGCAGTCACCTTGCTGGGCAATAATTGATCATTTTCACCTGCTGCCTGGCCCGTTAGATAAATAAAGTGTCGCTATCATCCGCTGTTCCGGCCCTCAAAACAGAGTTCACCGATTCACTTTTTGTACATAAGTTTTTAATTGGACTAAAGATGAACCCAGCACAGGGTTCGAAGGTTTTTGTAGCGCTTGTATAAATAATCACAATCCATTACCGAATACTACTGTGGACCCTCAATCTTGATcagtctcattattattattattagtctgacTCCAGCATCAACACTAGTGATTCTATATAGAATTTACCCGTTAGGTAAATCCTATACTTTGAATTTACTTATGTAAATAATGTTTCTCACACAAGATGTGCGTCTTCTGCCAGGGAAAGTATAATGAATGAATTGCATGGAAAAGGTACATTGTACACATGAGGTATGGTATGAGGAGAGAGTCCGTTGTTGTCAGGTTGATGTACATGCCCATGGTACAGTCAAGAAAGGTGAATGGCTCTATTTGCCAAGTGGTCAGGCGCATTTTTCTTTTATGGGTGGTGTGGTGGATATTTGTTTCGCCAGTTTGATGCCAGATCTCTGCAATGTCGTGGGAAGGATAAGATGCTTCCGAGTTATACCAAGAGAAGGGATGCTGCTGAATGAAGTGCAacactatactcgttttttttccatctgtccacccgcctgtggtgtttgtgtatggtaacactgcttacattcaacaataataatatcctatttcgaatattaactgtgtaattcgcatacagtaaattattaaaacactttccggttgcaaatgtacacccagatatccttttatttacccaaaatttacacataacgtaactatctaaagccctggacgcagtgttaccatacacaaacaccacaggcgggtggacagatggaaaaaacagagtatagtcaatcTCAGGCGATGATCTAACGCTAAGTAAATAGTTTCCATGGCTTATACTATTTTATGACCAGTTAAGGTGCCATTGTGGGCATGACAGTGATGCTTATGTATAGCTGTTTCCTGTAAATGTCGTGAGAGGTACTtgggaaaataaacaaatgccTTCTGGGCACTGGAACCGATAGAGAACGTCACTCTTACTTCAGTCCTCTATAGGGTGAGCTGGGTTAATGAAAAGGAAGAAGCTGGCAGGTCTACAGACCTTCTTGAGACGATTAATTCAACTTGTTGTGCAAGGGTCATGGATGAGGCTTTCTCATTGAAGATACATCAGTGGGTATCCTCTTCTTAGCATGAATCTCTAGAAAAGAGCGCTTGTATAGTTGGGAAGCAGAAGCTCTTTAACACCTTTGATACTGATAATAATCCCTCCTGTTTGGCAAATACGTATTATGTTTGTCTTCAGAAGAGGGCCTGGGGAAAtccagaaaatatatttctgtaaGAACAGGATCCAGAAATTTCACGACTATACATCTTTTACTAAGGAAAGCTGCAGAGGATGAAACAAATAGGATAGGTAATTATATACATGAGGTATGCACCCTACAAAATGTACTCTCAAATTGCCTTCATGAGAGTCTTCTTCTGGATTCGTATCATTTTATCTTTGCCAGATTTCTTTCTATGAAACCATTAAGATGACCTTGAATCATGTGAACCATAAGGCTTTTTTCCAGCTTGGATTTTCAAGAATGGTAATTTTATTTGCTGCTTGATATCTACATGAAGtccttcccttttctctcttATAGTGGCCATCTGTGTCCCTTGGGCCCTCTTTTTTCTTCATAGATGAGGTCTTCGAACAGTTACTGGCCCATCCCATTCATGCCAGTACCTCTAGGACACCTTTTTCAGGATTGAATGAAAGGACATCAAGACTCCACTGAGGAAATTCATAGAATGTTCCACCCTTTGCTCACATGTGAGAGAGCCAGTAATGATGTTCTCCCCTTCTTCAGAGTTCTTGTATCTTAGGGTCCAATCAACTTCACCGCTACTACTTATTTGGAAAGGTGAGAGTGATACAAGATACAGTAAGTCAGTAATTAACACTTTTATCAGGAGGGTTCTTGTGCATGCTCCACTTGGCCTCCTGCtgataatgaaatataaagtgtACTTCACGTCCTTGTTAATAGTGGTAAACCCCTGGGATAATTGAGGAACTACCTTTAAGCGATGACATCCTCAAGTTGTTTTTCTCTGGATTTATGCTCCAGAATTACTTCCCGGATTGGAACACTTCGCTTTGACGTATCAGCAAAGACAATGTTGCAGCCAAGAACCTTTACCCATCATGTCAACTCTAGTATTTACTACAAGAACATAGTACTGCCGACCATCCCTTACAGAATATCACAGGCTAACCTACTTACATATACCCTCACTCTTGCACTTGGAGGACACCTAGTCTTTCTAAGCATGTCTATACCCCTTACAAGAAGTAGTCATACATAAACCATAAGAAGTATTGCCATGGCCAAACCAACACCCAAACTTGTCAGAAAATGGCAAATACTACAGATATTATTGTTCAGCCCCTGACCTTCATTACCTGTGGTGCACTAATAAACTGCACATGTACAGCATCAGCCTTCCCTCAGCATAACTCAACGTATCCTCCCTATGACTTTGCAAATGAGGTTATAAGCTAAGCCAGAAAAACAGAAACACCACCACAGGATAACCACTTGGACACTAGACCGTTAGAAGAACTTACCTTCCCTCCTAGCTTCTGTAATAGCCTGACCACTCTGCACCATGGAGATGAAAATAAACTCATAACATCTGCCTCTTCTCATTCTCTTACCAAACCTTGGGAGTAAAATGTACTTTTCCCAAGCATTGAACTCGTTGTACCACCCTCCAATAGAAGTTGCATAATTACCCAAGCCAAATACCCGGAAACTATAATTAAAAAACATACTTTCTACACGTCCTTCAAACACTAGCTACACGTCCTCCCTTGTGAAGAAAAACATATTATTGGCTAGATAGAAAATACTGAACTTGAGATCAATGGAGTTGATGTAGTACTCACGTCCAGTACGACTCGTCTACCAGAGGGTCTGCTTCCCaactactattatttttatttatcataactaTTTAGAAAAATTTGACTAAATCACTGATTCACGCCTTGGCCCTGACGAGGGTACTCCcgagtatttttttcttaaacgaGAATTCAAACTTGCAGGAAATCAAAATTAGTTAAAAAGTTAGATAGTCGGAATggagccttttacttaaaagtaacactgcaaggcagcagtttccaaattCATCagtggtaggcctagcctttcactaaaaagtaagactgcaatacagtaactgtccttttagtcgccttttacgacacgcagaacctacggtggtagtattcttacacccctaccacagggtcagCATGAAAAACAATGCACCTACAGTTAAAGGTATGCCCCAAATAACTTTATTCATATTGTTTAAGATGTACTGTAAACAATGCCTCCCGTAGAAATAAAGCAAGCTGTAGGCAGTGCCTCACCTATAATGATAAAGTATAAAAACACTAAGTAAAGGAAACCATTTGTGAATTTTGCCCCagactgggttctggttctctcctGATGGTTTTGGAGAGGGACAGCTTCACCTCTTGGCACAGTCAACAAACCCTATGTGAGGGTCGAGTGAGAAGGTACTGTTTTTCACAAGTTTCACGACAAAAATAACTCGTCTTTAATGTGTACAATTGAACAACTGAATAACACGTGACTGGACAACTGATGTACCCCTAAATCAAATGGGATTCACCTAGTTCATACATAATGAATTCAAAAGCAAAAGGAATTGGCTCGTGAAAAATTTGATGAGATTGACATGGCAAAAAAGTAAATGACACAAATAGTTTCGCTAATGTTACACAAATACCTTTGGTGAAACAATGCCTGACTGATACAGACAGGCTAATGGGAGATCTTTGCATTACAGTGAGTGATGCGACTGGCTATGAACTCGAGGTGACGCAGAATGTCCTACCTGAACGAATGCTTGAGGGGAATTAAGGCAGAATTTCGCTCTGTAGGCCTCGTTGTCACCTCGTATGatgcttttcctttttttgtaaccCAGTGACTCTGAAATGGGTGATTATTTCGGAAGAATTATAGCCAATGTGGTTTAAAATCAGATTCAGTTATAGTTGATAACACAGTTAGTGGATTTCAGCAGCTCAGCACGAATATATACTGTCTGACTTCTTCCCTTGCTAAATCGAGAACGTAGCTGAGGATTTTGTCGCGAAAAATGAAGCTCACATTTTTCGCGACACCTCTTCTACCGGGATATAGGTAACAGTGTTTTCCTTCGATAAATAGATTGCTGGGGAAGAATCACATGAGCTTGGAAATGAACGAAAATGTTTGGTCTGTTTTACAAAATGTAAAGACCAGGATCTAAAGATCGATCAAAGTAGTTTTCAAAATGATGTACTCAcatactgaaataaataaataaataaatgctgtaTTTTGGGTTTGGTCCCATGATTTCTTTTGTATTATTGAGAAGTTATtctaaattttcaaaatttgtaCCATGAATTTCAGTGGTTTTAGGAATTCTAGGTGCATAAAGGTATCTGGCAGTAGCTTTCTATTTATATGCCAGAGAGGTGAAATAATTGCAGGTGATCAATTAATGAGACTGGATAAAGATGGAAACATTAATACAATGACTTATTTATTCCTCAGCCCTTCCTTCATAAGTGTATCGGGATTTTTAAAGATTCTGTGAGATGCCTTCCAGCTTTAAATATAGACAGGTTATTTCTCATAATGTAGGATATACACACTTAGAATTTGGTCATTTCTACTGAATTAGCAAACAGTGTACAATCTTTGGTGACCTTCCTTATTTATTAAACATTCTAATTGAAACCTTAAGACACTTGATAAATAATCCTCCGAAATTGTTTCTAACACGATCGTTGAATTTTCGCAGGAATAACCAGCCAACTGTCCaaataccatccagtttaaatcCAGTAATCAAAGGAGCCACCTCGTCGCCATTACCCGTTGCTTTTGCAGCAGCAGAGGCTGCTCGGCACAAACAACAGGAGAACACTGCACGAAGTTCTTCAGTGTCTATGGCTGCTTACTCAGGTTTACCACATGAAGGCCAGTTCCCGCCATCACACCAAAACTGGTTAAAGAAATCAGTGACTGCCGTGGATGTGCAGAGCACAAAGTCATCACAATCAGTGTCAACTCCGGATACTTCAAAATCAGGGGTTCCAAAGACACCTGACTTAAGTAGAGATGGGAAGCGCGCAGTGTCATTTCCATTCATTTATGGTGATGTGTTATGTCGCCCTCTTCCACTGTCGACTGCAACTGTTACGCGTTCTCCTTTGAGAAAAAATTCGTACCAAATACCATTTAAACCAGATTTGCCTCCGTTACTACAAAAGCCTGTACCTTCATCTGTTCTAAGCCAAGGCCATCAGATCAACAAACCCTCAACACCGCCGAAGCCTGACTTCGTTTTTAAAAATCAGCAAGAACTgatggaaaaaataacaaaacttcTGAAGCCACCGCCCTTGCAATCTCTTCCGAATACTGAAACTGAGAATATTTATGAAAGCATTGAGAGTGCAGAAGAACCGTCATACATACCAATAAGCGGTCCCTCCCCGGCAGCTGGTGGTGTTGTCAGCATAAATGGTCCACCAGAGGCAATAAATCAGGAGCATACGGTAAGCTCTCCTATCAATTGCATGCAAATACAAGGGCAGACTGCTAAGCAGTTGTCGGTGTTAACTGGAAATAAAATCATTCCCTCTTCCCAAGCAACGACCAGCATCAAAACAGGTGTACTTTCACCTACTAATATGCAAAAGCAAAGAGAACCCCCGTTAAAGACAAAGCCTTCATTCCTCGCTGTAAACAGAGTCAAAGTCCCGGAAAAGGTTTGCGGAAGTGGTGTACAGACAGTTAAGGTAGAAGACGGAAGTAACGCTCCAAAGAGAGTAGAAGAAATGATTAGAATTTTCAATGAAAATACTTTACAAAGTACTTCAGCAACCCAACATCCTCATGGTTCCTCTTTACTACTCACGGAAAAGAAAGGTTTCCATCAGGGAATACCCGATTCACAAAAAGCTGAAGACATGCAGCCTAGTGTTCAGCGGGCCTCTAAGGTCACAGACGATTCCCACCAGAGTGACAACAGCAGTGAATTTAGTTTTGATTTAAACGTCGAGGAACAGGGCATCGTAGCAGATGGAAATTGTCATTCCCTCAAAAGTTTTATCAACAGGTTTTTGATGAATGACTTTGCGTATATTGAAACAATAGAGAGGATAAGTAATGCCAGAAATTCACTTCCACCTAAGATGAAAATTCTACTACGAGGAGTCGAAAACTTATACGAAACCCACGTTCGTATGTACCATGATCTGAGTGCTAGTGGAGACTCTTGTACCAAGATTGCTAATGTGTTTATTTCTAACAAGGAAAGGTTggaattttacaaatactacatgCTGAATGCTCCAGAAATCTGCAATCATCTGCTTGATCTTCCAGACACAGTGAAGGCAAACCATCCACAGCTAGAAGACGACATCAAAAGTACTTGGAAAAGATTGCACTACTATTACACGACCCTGGAGAATATGTTATCTCTTTCTCAGGAAGAGGAAAAGGATCCGATCACCGTGGCCATCTATCTGATAAAAAACCTCAACCTGCAAGCAGATTCCGGTATCCTCTTAGACTATGTGAGGGAAGCTCCCTATAATTTGCACTTGAAAAAGCCCCTTCTTCTGCATAATTTGTTCAAGATAAAGGGACCAAGCTTAAAAGGTTCATTCTTTCACGCATTGTTGTTCTCAGAAATGATCGTTATAACCGCCCCTAGGGGGGACTATTACGTCTACCAGAAGGACATTTATATTCAGCAAATAATCTTTCGCGACAAAAAGCAGAGTAATAAGTTTATACTTGAAATGGACCTTGGTCGCAACAAAATCAAAGCGACCTATACTTTTAAGACGAATGAAGTGGGTGTAAAAGAAGCCTGGTTTAACgaaataaaaagactaaaatacACAATCGCAGAaaaagagagaacagagagaaatATGCGTTTTGGAATAGTAAATGTATGAGATCAAAGAATTAGTTCAATCCGTTTTCATGAGACTATTTTCTCCGATGTGTGGGTGCCGATGTGCTTGTTGCGCACGCTTTTGTTTTTgccacacacatttacatatatgttttacGTGAAGGCTGGATTCTCCTTCATGCGTTAATTCTCAAGTGCAAGACGGAAACAGTtcggaaatagaaaaaataattcaaccaATCCGAATTCACCGGTATCATTTTGCATCCTTACAAATCCATGTAAACTAGATAAATGGTTCACTAGTGATTCTCCTAGTACATGCAAAATGTAAAGGGAAGGACACTTCTTTGAAAACAAAAACTTCAAACGAAGGAAAGCATTTCCTTTGTGATGCGTCTGGTTAAGTTCATATGAAGagctaaaaaatattcatttaaccgAATATACactttatctaataatataatttgttcCAGTGCCAATGATGCCTTGTATACTTGTGTTTAAAATGCTTCAGGCGTTACGACAAGAAGCTTACGTTTATCTATAGTGATGGCAACAAATCGTATATCGCAGACATATTTTAGTGTTAGCCTCCCTTCAAGGCCAACACAAATCTTTAAATTTTGAACAAGTGTAACTATATGCTAAAAGTTTAAATGGACTAAATACTCATTGAATGCTGTTTGATTTATTCGTtatccccccacaaaaaaaaaaaaaaaaaaatctagacctCCAGTGTACGCTTGGTTAAATCTTAATAGCAGTTATTTcttgtttgcaaaaaaaaaaaaaaaaaaaaaaaaaaaaaaaaaaaaaaaattcctatgtATTTGTAGTTGATTATGGTAAGATTTAGCATTCGTGTTGGCGGCATTAAGTAATTACACCTCTTTTCCCATTTCACAATTCTGGGggaagcgcttcagtggcgtgatcggtatggtcttgacctgacACCTCGATGgccacgggttcgattctcaggcattccactgaggggttagagatgtgtatttctggcgatagaagttcactctcgacgtgattcggaagtcacgtaaagctttTGGTCCCGATGTTGAATAaccatggttccatgcaacgtaaaaacaccatacaaacaaacaatcctgGGGTTCCACAGTGAGGAGCCGGGGGTTTTGGTGGGTAGGGGGGAACGGCCTGAAATATAGACGGCAGGCAAAAATTTCGTAATTTCCGGTGTAGAGACACATGAGGATACATAATTATTTACGGTTGACCCTTTATTCTGCATACAAAACCTTGACCCGCTGTTCATAGATATCGTTCTTATGAAATCACTCTTCAGCAATGTAACATTGTTAGAGGAAACACGAAACaacaattttttaaactatataacCTCCTCACCTCAAAGAATCTTTTTCCCTCTGTTACAGAAGTGAGTGTGTAGCACTTGCAGGTGTTTCATTCGCTTTGCCAGTTTCAGTTACGTCAAGAATCTCATCACCTTCTTCCATCCATAAATCTTGATTAAATTCAGTATCTCTTAAAATGAGACTAGTGAGACAAATTTCAAAAGCAATGTCTCGTAGACGAACGCTTAGACACTAATGTATTAACGAGGCAGTCTTGATTTTCATCACATTTAGTTCTGTTACAGGACTACTTCTTTCCCTGACAAATATATTTTGAGTCTTCACTTGAAATTTACTGCATTGGGATGATCATGTGGCCGGCTCATTTGCCTGATACAAGCAAATAAATGCTCCAGGCTATCCTGATTAAGCCTCCTTGTTAGGATATAATCGACTTCAAAGGACGTCTTAAGCCTTTCAAACAGGCCTATAAGAGAGTAGCAAGACAGAATGATACCGTTTTGAAATTGATAGAGATGTTTCTTTTCTGACAATCTGAAACCTTTAAACACTCTCATTACTGATATGATATCAATAACATTGATCACAACACTTGCCTCACACTCCATATTTGCACCAAAAGCACATCAAGTAGCTTCGTTGCCTTTCACCGATGAAGAATCCATAATATTAAATTTAGAGAATTACCGCAACTTCTTGACAGCA includes the following:
- the LOC135205562 gene encoding uncharacterized protein LOC135205562, which produces MTSPPKEYTAILLALIDIEKDMSALGNEDRIAIAKMCNEAVTNKVSGLQYTPNAERHTEYIGKIEGGSMGVQIVVSQEDLQVHCEEYRVSLLRIGDLRVMMSFPRSEANLVVIGRCEIRGKTVAFVFDLFSDQLALECIQDISKNSLKKEDNDSFSRQKNNQPTVQIPSSLNPVIKGATSSPLPVAFAAAEAARHKQQENTARSSSVSMAAYSGLPHEGQFPPSHQNWLKKSVTAVDVQSTKSSQSVSTPDTSKSGVPKTPDLSRDGKRAVSFPFIYGDVLCRPLPLSTATVTRSPLRKNSYQIPFKPDLPPLLQKPVPSSVLSQGHQINKPSTPPKPDFVFKNQQELMEKITKLLKPPPLQSLPNTETENIYESIESAEEPSYIPISGPSPAAGGVVSINGPPEAINQEHTVSSPINCMQIQGQTAKQLSVLTGNKIIPSSQATTSIKTGVLSPTNMQKQREPPLKTKPSFLAVNRVKVPEKVCGSGVQTVKVEDGSNAPKRVEEMIRIFNENTLQSTSATQHPHGSSLLLTEKKGFHQGIPDSQKAEDMQPSVQRASKVTDDSHQSDNSSEFSFDLNVEEQGIVADGNCHSLKSFINRFLMNDFAYIETIERISNARNSLPPKMKILLRGVENLYETHVRMYHDLSASGDSCTKIANVFISNKERLEFYKYYMLNAPEICNHLLDLPDTVKANHPQLEDDIKSTWKRLHYYYTTLENMLSLSQEEEKDPITVAIYLIKNLNLQADSGILLDYVREAPYNLHLKKPLLLHNLFKIKGPSLKGSFFHALLFSEMIVITAPRGDYYVYQKDIYIQQIIFRDKKQSNKFILEMDLGRNKIKATYTFKTNEVGVKEAWFNEIKRLKYTIAEKERTERNMRFGIVNV